The following proteins come from a genomic window of Mustela lutreola isolate mMusLut2 chromosome 6, mMusLut2.pri, whole genome shotgun sequence:
- the TAF8 gene encoding transcription initiation factor TFIID subunit 8 isoform X3, with protein sequence MLQSYISEIGRSAKSYCEHTARTQPTLSDIVVTLVEMGFNVDTLPAYAKRSQRMVITAPPVTNQPVTPKALTAGQNRPHPPHIPSHFPEFPDPHTYIKTPTYREPVSDYQVLREKAASQRRDVERALTRFMAKTGETQSLFKDDVSTFPLIAARPFTIPYLTALLPSELEMQQMEETDSSEQDEQTDTENLPLHISTAGPGFEAKDALVVIIGPSILHILQGSMRQVAASSPSMQVERDLCCLLLFAGGPPCLNTCLFNVGLFLSELGLEAHGFT encoded by the exons ACATTTCAGAAATTGGGAGGAGTGCCAAGTCCTACTGTGAGCACACAGCCAGAACGCAGCCCACACTGTCAGACATCGTGGTCACGCTTGTTGAGATGG gcttcaatGTGGACACTCTTCCTGCTTATGCGAAACGGTCTCAGAGGATGGTCATCACTGCCC CTCCAGTGACCAATCAGCCGGTGACCCCCAAGGCCCTCACTGCAGGGCAGAACCGACCCCACCCACCGCATATCCCCAGCCATTTTCCCGAGTTCCCTGACCCCCACACCTACATCAAAACTCCG ACGTACCGTGAGCCCGTGTCAGACTACCAGGTCCTGCGGGAGAAGGCTGCATCCCAGAGACGAGATGTGGAGCGGGCACTCACCCGCTTTATGGCCAAGACAGGCGAGACCCAGAGTCTTTTCAAAGATGACGTCAGCACGTTTCCAT TGATCGCTGCCAGGCCTTTCACCATCCCTTACCTGACGGCCCTTCTTCCATCGGAGCTGGAGATGCAGCAGATGGAAGAGACAGATTCCTCGGAGCAGGATGAGCAGACGGACACAGAGAACCTCCCTCTTCATATCAGCACG GCCGGCCCTGGCTTTGAAGCAAAGGATGCCTTGGTGGTTATCATTGGACCAAGCATTCTGCACATTCTCCAGGGTTCCATGCGGCAGGTGGCAGCCAGCAGCCCCAGTATGCAGGTGGAACgcgacctgtgctgtcttctgtTATTTGCCGGTGGGCCTCCTTGCTTGAACACGTGTCTCTTTAATGTTGGATTATTCCTTTCTGAATTAGGGCTGGAAGCCCATGGCTTTACCTAA